A window from Cryptomeria japonica chromosome 1, Sugi_1.0, whole genome shotgun sequence encodes these proteins:
- the LOC131073802 gene encoding DNA replication licensing factor MCM4 yields MDSTSSPIAPREGHSSRESSPVRRRSSRRRSGSVSSGYTTPLDFGTPATAKGTPSYVNYRNDISSSSTGRRQRQPVTPSSGGDATEMPQSSEGDLDGNPPMLVWGTNISVQDVNQAVQRFLRNFRDDPSDLEGKYMRLLEQTMEVEGDSLNIDAMNIFEYDEDLYGKMVRYPLEVLAIFDIVLMDVAVHLKPLWEKHIQARIFNLRDTVNMRELNPSDIEKMVSVKGMIIRCSSIIPEIKEAFFRCLVCGYAPAPVPVDRGRIDEPTRCARPECAAMNSLTLMHNRCRFADKQIVRLQETPDAIPEGETPHTVSLLMHDKLVDAAKPGDRVEVTGIFRAMTVRVGPNQRVVKSLFKTYIDCLHLKKADKTRLRAEDPMERDANSDSFASFQEGDMSPADYEAKIEKLKELSRLPDIYERLTRSLAPSIWELEDVKKGLLCQLFGGTAVKLASGATFRGDINILLVGDPGTSKSQLLQYVHKLAPRGIYTSGRGSSAVGLTAYVSKDPETGETVLESGALVLSDRGICCIDEFDKMSDNARSMLHEVMEQQTVSIAKAGIIASLNARTSVLACANPSGSRYNPRLSVIDNIQLPPTLLSRFDLIYLVLDKADEQTDRRLARHLVALHYDEPEDQTLDALDLPTLTSYITYARQHIHPKISDEAAEDLIRGYVEMRRKGNFPGSSKKVITATPRQIESLIRISEALARIRFSEWVERCDVAEAFRLLEVALQQSATDHSTGTIDMDLINTGVSASERIRRANLVSSVRILIMEKMQAGGPSTRITELMEEMHKQGSKEVNLNDIRNAIGNLVSEGFVTIHGDNVKRT; encoded by the exons ATGGACAGCACTTCTTCACCAATTGCGCCGAGAGAAG GTCATTCGTCTCGGGAGTCCAGTCCTGTGCGTAGACGCAGCAGCAGAAGGAGGTCAGGGAGCGTGTCTTCGGGTTATACAACTCCTCTCGACTTTGGGACCCCTGCTACTGCCAAAGGAAC ACCTTCATATGTCAATTATCGCAATGATATCAGCAGTTCCTCAACAGGGAGGCGTCAAAGGCAACCTGTTACTCCCAGCAGTGGTGGGGATGCGACAGAG ATGCCTCAGTCTTCCGAGGGTGACCTTGATGGCAACCCCCCTATGCTTGTTTGGGGCACAAATATAAGTGTTCAAGATGTCAATCAAGCAGTTCAGCGCTTTCTGAGGAATTTCAGGGATGATCCTTCGGATCTTGAGGGGAAATACATGCGGCTATTAGAACAG ACAATGGAAGTCGAAGGTGATTCGTTGAATATTGACGCAATGAACATCTTTGAATATGATGAAGATCTTTATGGGAAGATGGTCAGATATCCTCTTGAAGTTCTTGCCATTTTTGACATTGTATTGATGGATGTTGCTGTTCACCTCAAGCCTCTGTGGGAGAAGCACATACAG GCAAGAATATTCAACCTTAGAGATACAGTAAACATGAGAGAACTGAATCCATCAG ATATTGAGAAGATGGTATCAGTGAAAGGAATGATTATTCGATGCAGCTCAATAATACCAGAAATCAAAGAAGCATTTTTCAGGTGCCTTGTTTGTGGATATGCTCCTGCACCAGTGCCTGTTGATAGAG GTCGCATTGATGAACCTACACGTTGTGCAAGGCCAGAATGTGCTGCTATGAATTCTTTGACATTGATGCATAACAGATGCAG GTTTGCCGATAAGCAGATTGTAAGGCTGCAAGAAACACCTGATGCCATTCCAGAGGGGGAAACCCCACACACTGTTAGCTTGCTGATGCACGACAAACTAGTTGATGCAGCCAAACCTGGTGATCGAGTTGAG GTTACTGGGATTTTCAGAGCTATGACAGTTAGAGTGGGACCAAACCAAAGGGTTGTGAAATCTCTTTTTAAA ACCTACATTGATTGTCTTCATTTAAAGAAGGCAGACAAGACAAGATTGCGAGCTGAAGATCCAATGGAACGTGATGCCAATAGTGACAGTTTTGCTTCTTTTCAAGAGGGTGATATGTCACCAGCTGATTATGAAGCTAAG ATTGAGAAGTTGAAAGAACTATCACGACTGCCTGATATCTATGAGAGGCTAACCAGGTCATTAGCACCGAGCATTTGGGAGCTAGAAGATGTAAAAAAAGGGCTCTTGTGTCAG CTTTTCGGGGGAACTGCAGTAAAGCTAGCTTCAGGTGCCACATTTCGTGGTGATATTAACATCCTGCTTGTTGGGGATCCGGGTACGAGTAAGTCTCAACTACTTCAGTATGTGCATAAGTTGGCCCCTCGAGGCATTTATACAAGTGGTCGTGGAAGTTCTGCAGTTGGTTTGACTGCTTATGTATCAAAGGACCCTGAAACTGGTGAAACA GTTCTGGAAAGTGGAGCATTGGTATTGAGTGATAGGGGTATTTGCTGCATAGACGAGTTTGACAAGATGTCAGATAATGCTCGTAGCATGTTACACGAG GTTATGGAACAGCAAACAGTATCAATTGCAAAGGCTGGGATCATAGCATCTCTTAATGCAAGGACGTCTGTTTTAGCTTGTGCCAATCCTAGCGGTTCACGCTACAACCCTAGACTTTCAGTTATTGACAATATCCAACTTCCTCCAACATTGCTTTCCAG GTTTGATCTGATCTACCTAGTGCTTGATAAGGCTGATGAACAAACAGACAGGCGCCTTGCAAGGCATCTTGTTGCGTTGCATTATGATGAGCCTGAG GACCAAACGCTGGATGCATTGGACCTCCCGACCCTCACTTCGTATATCACTTATGCAAGACAACATATACATCCTAAAATATCTGATGAGGCTGCAGAGGATCTGATCCGTGGCTATGTTGAAATGCGTAGGAAGGGCAACTTCCCTGGCAGTAGCAAAAAG GTTATCACAGCAACACCCCGTCAAATTGAAAGCTTGATAAGAATTAGTGAAGCACTAGCTCGCATCCGATTCTCTGAGTGG GTCGAAAGATGTGATGTGGCAGAAGCATTCCGGCTACTTGAAGTTGCACTTCAACAATCCGCTACTGATCATTCAACTG GGACCATTGACATGGATCTCATCAATACGGGAGTCTCAGCCAGTGAAAGAATAAGACGAGCCAATCTTGTTTCATCAGTTAGGATTCTTATAATGGAAAAGATGCAGGCAGGGGGACCATCAACCCGTATAACAGAG TTAATGGAGGAAATGCACAAACAGGGATCCAAGGAAGTCAACCTCAATGAT ATTCGGAATGCAATTGGAAACCTTGTGAGCGAGGGGTTTGTTACAATCCACGGAGACAATGTTAAGAGAACCTGA